The proteins below come from a single Roseiflexus sp. RS-1 genomic window:
- a CDS encoding Gfo/Idh/MocA family protein has protein sequence MIRVAMLSYWHVHAWDYTRQAQSHPDVTIGAVWDELPERGRAAAEQLGVPFYESLDDLLALPEIDAVIVDAPTSMHCDVMVAAARAGKHIFTEKVLAPTLAEANEIIAAADQASVVLTVSLPRLAEGYTQAITSLITDGACGDLTLVRIRMAHNGALRTEQNPDGWLPPHFYDPEQCRGGAMIDLGCHPMYLARHFLGLPETVNAHYGYVTGRAVEDNAVVTLGYASGALAVVEAGFVTPASPFTIEVHGTHTSLIYSAPPPVLRVRGLDDWIEQAIPKSSPLPFVQWVDHIQRGTRNTANIDAALDLTKLMEAANRSAAERRQVRLDSLQP, from the coding sequence ATGATCCGTGTCGCCATGCTGAGTTACTGGCACGTCCACGCCTGGGACTACACCCGACAGGCGCAGAGTCATCCCGATGTGACGATTGGCGCGGTATGGGATGAACTGCCGGAGCGTGGTCGCGCCGCTGCCGAACAACTCGGCGTTCCGTTCTACGAGTCGCTCGATGATCTGCTGGCGCTACCAGAGATCGATGCGGTGATCGTTGATGCGCCCACCTCGATGCACTGCGATGTCATGGTGGCGGCGGCGCGCGCCGGCAAACATATCTTTACCGAAAAGGTGCTTGCGCCGACCCTTGCTGAAGCCAATGAAATCATTGCAGCCGCCGACCAGGCGAGTGTTGTGCTGACCGTCTCACTGCCGCGACTCGCCGAAGGGTACACGCAGGCGATCACCTCGCTGATCACCGATGGCGCCTGCGGCGATCTGACGCTGGTACGCATACGGATGGCGCACAACGGCGCATTGCGCACCGAACAGAACCCCGACGGATGGTTGCCACCCCACTTTTACGATCCTGAACAGTGTCGCGGCGGCGCGATGATCGATCTGGGATGCCATCCGATGTATCTGGCGCGTCATTTCCTGGGATTGCCCGAAACGGTCAATGCGCACTACGGGTACGTGACCGGGCGCGCGGTCGAAGATAATGCGGTTGTGACGCTTGGCTACGCCAGCGGCGCGCTGGCGGTCGTCGAAGCCGGTTTTGTGACGCCAGCATCACCATTTACGATCGAGGTTCACGGCACACACACCAGCCTGATCTATAGCGCACCGCCGCCGGTATTGCGTGTGCGCGGTCTCGATGACTGGATCGAACAAGCGATCCCCAAGTCATCGCCGCTGCCGTTCGTCCAATGGGTCGATCATATCCAGCGTGGCACGCGCAATACCGCCAATATCGACGCCGCACTCGACCTGACGAAACTGATGGAAGCGGCAAACCGCTCGGCGGCGGAACGGCGACAGGTGCGCCTCGACTCACTGCAACCTTGA
- a CDS encoding Gfo/Idh/MocA family protein, with amino-acid sequence MTISTIINVGIVGAGNIARGRHLPCFKKHPNVRLAAISDVVVDLAESAAKEYEIPGVYTDYRDMFEREKLDAVVICTPNKFHAPASIAALDAGLHVLCEKPMALDPVEARAMVAAAERNGKILSIAFHYRHMAPVRAARRVVDSGELGHVYMARVYALRRRGVPSWGTFVQKHIQGGGAMIDFGVHLLDTALWLMGNPQPIEVCASISQHLGKAPNVNPWGQWNYHEFTVEDQAAAFIRFANGASMLLECSWALNIPESHENISLSGTAAGLEVFPLKVNKAHLDMLVSWKPDWMPGERDNPGDVQTADFVGAILEGRQPVSQAYQALQVTEIVDAIYRSAAAGAAVRLDGAAEG; translated from the coding sequence ATGACCATCTCAACGATCATCAACGTCGGAATCGTCGGCGCCGGCAACATTGCCCGCGGGCGTCATCTTCCCTGCTTCAAAAAGCATCCCAACGTTCGACTCGCCGCCATCTCCGATGTGGTCGTCGATCTGGCAGAATCGGCGGCGAAGGAGTATGAAATTCCTGGTGTGTACACCGACTACCGCGACATGTTCGAGCGTGAAAAACTCGATGCGGTCGTCATCTGCACACCGAACAAGTTCCATGCACCGGCATCGATCGCTGCCCTGGACGCCGGATTGCACGTCCTGTGCGAAAAGCCGATGGCGCTCGATCCGGTCGAAGCGCGCGCGATGGTCGCTGCCGCCGAACGCAACGGCAAGATTCTGAGCATTGCATTCCACTACCGTCATATGGCGCCGGTGCGCGCCGCCCGTCGCGTCGTCGATTCCGGCGAACTGGGTCATGTGTACATGGCGCGGGTCTATGCCCTCCGTCGGCGCGGCGTCCCCTCGTGGGGTACATTCGTGCAGAAACATATTCAGGGTGGCGGCGCGATGATCGATTTCGGCGTTCACCTGCTCGACACTGCGCTCTGGTTGATGGGCAATCCACAACCAATCGAGGTCTGCGCCAGCATATCGCAGCACCTGGGCAAAGCACCGAATGTCAATCCCTGGGGGCAGTGGAACTACCACGAGTTTACCGTCGAAGATCAGGCGGCAGCGTTCATCCGGTTCGCCAACGGCGCCAGCATGCTGCTCGAATGTTCCTGGGCGCTGAACATTCCTGAGTCGCACGAAAACATTTCACTCTCAGGAACCGCCGCCGGTCTGGAGGTCTTCCCTCTGAAGGTCAACAAAGCGCATCTCGACATGCTGGTCAGCTGGAAGCCGGACTGGATGCCGGGCGAGCGCGACAACCCTGGCGATGTGCAGACCGCCGATTTCGTCGGCGCGATCCTCGAAGGACGGCAACCGGTGTCGCAGGCATACCAGGCGCTCCAGGTCACCGAGATTGTGGATGCGATCTATCGCAGTGCTGCGGCAGGCGCTGCCGTGCGCCTGGATGGTGCAGCGGAGGGGTGA
- a CDS encoding thioredoxin family protein, whose product MTVTRERFEQGMTYAEYKARMTRNRERLEENERTVELSPDDIAFFANLPETLNVLVITEDWCGDAIANVPILGRLAAESGKLNLRFFLRDQNPDLMDQYLNQGIHRSIPVFAFFDAQFHPIGHWIERPAAITAMQEKMLANLYATDPAFAGIAPGTSLAVLPDAARTRLMQAFADFRAETRALADREVVRELRELIAQWLSNRQEG is encoded by the coding sequence ATGACCGTCACACGCGAACGTTTTGAACAGGGCATGACCTACGCCGAATACAAAGCCCGGATGACCCGCAACCGTGAACGATTGGAAGAGAACGAGCGCACTGTTGAACTCTCGCCCGACGACATTGCGTTCTTCGCCAATCTTCCCGAAACGCTGAACGTGCTGGTGATCACCGAAGACTGGTGTGGCGACGCGATTGCCAATGTGCCGATCCTGGGGCGACTCGCCGCCGAGAGCGGCAAACTCAATCTGCGCTTCTTTCTGCGCGACCAGAACCCCGACCTCATGGATCAGTACCTGAACCAGGGCATCCACCGGTCGATCCCGGTGTTTGCCTTCTTCGATGCGCAGTTTCATCCCATCGGGCACTGGATCGAACGTCCCGCAGCGATCACCGCGATGCAGGAAAAGATGCTGGCGAATCTCTACGCGACCGATCCGGCATTCGCCGGGATTGCACCGGGAACGTCGCTGGCGGTGCTACCCGACGCAGCGCGCACACGGTTGATGCAGGCATTCGCCGATTTTCGCGCCGAGACCCGTGCACTCGCCGACCGCGAAGTGGTGCGTGAACTGCGTGAACTGATCGCGCAGTGGTTGTCAAACCGTCAGGAGGGGTAG
- a CDS encoding Rdx family protein yields MDINGGRHLPKIRIVYCASCGYEPQTLELVSALMHAFHYDIAGIEIIPWQDGAFDVAVDGELIHSMYRDGGFPAPETIIRAVRERLAG; encoded by the coding sequence ATGGACATTAACGGTGGGCGGCATCTGCCCAAGATCAGGATCGTCTACTGTGCGTCGTGCGGCTACGAACCGCAGACGCTGGAACTGGTTTCGGCGCTGATGCACGCCTTTCACTACGATATTGCCGGGATTGAGATCATTCCCTGGCAGGATGGCGCCTTCGATGTTGCCGTCGATGGCGAGTTGATCCATTCGATGTACCGTGACGGTGGTTTTCCTGCACCCGAGACCATCATCAGAGCGGTACGGGAACGGCTGGCCGGTTGA
- a CDS encoding 2-oxoacid:acceptor oxidoreductase family protein, with amino-acid sequence MYHDLIISGSGGQGALFAGQLLAYAAMDAGLQVTWMPSYGPEMRGGTAHCTVIVSDTPIGAPLVRNPQTVIALNRPSLDKYEPLVATGGLLIYNSSLAGREPTRPDIVIVGVPGSDLAREIGDERVLNMVMLGVFLRLKPFLPLEAVCQALERHLGKRQRTLLTLNHAALRRGFNRPAVPVPL; translated from the coding sequence ATGTACCACGATCTCATTATCAGTGGATCAGGCGGGCAGGGTGCGCTGTTTGCCGGGCAGTTGCTGGCGTATGCCGCAATGGACGCGGGTTTGCAGGTAACCTGGATGCCGTCGTATGGACCAGAGATGCGCGGCGGGACGGCGCATTGCACGGTCATTGTGTCTGATACGCCGATTGGCGCGCCGCTGGTGCGCAATCCGCAAACGGTCATTGCGCTGAACCGCCCATCGCTCGATAAATACGAACCGCTGGTGGCAACCGGCGGACTGCTCATCTACAACAGTTCGCTCGCCGGGCGTGAACCGACACGCCCTGACATTGTGATTGTCGGAGTGCCTGGGAGCGATCTGGCGCGCGAGATCGGCGATGAGCGCGTGCTCAACATGGTGATGCTGGGGGTGTTTCTCCGATTGAAGCCATTTTTGCCGCTCGAAGCGGTTTGTCAGGCGCTGGAGCGCCACCTGGGGAAGCGCCAACGCACATTGTTGACGCTGAACCACGCGGCGCTCCGGCGCGGATTCAACCGGCCAGCCGTTCCCGTACCGCTCTGA
- a CDS encoding thiamine pyrophosphate-dependent enzyme, producing the protein MIAETCVYERPVGLTAAHTHYCPGCTHGIAHRLTAETLEELGILGRTIGVASVGCSVFAYNYIACDFVGAAHGRAPAVATGLKRVLPDRIIFTYQGDGDLASIGLGEVLHAAARGESITVIFINNAIYGMTGGQMAPTSPPGMVTSSSPGGRNPQQMGYPIRVSELVAQMEGAVYVARRSLHNPTEIRKAKKALHLAFEHQIAGHGFTMVELLSNCPTNWGLTPIESLRWIEERMIPVFPLGELKNVGGGRLKVEG; encoded by the coding sequence ATGATTGCCGAAACGTGTGTGTACGAGCGCCCGGTCGGACTGACCGCTGCGCACACCCATTATTGCCCCGGTTGCACGCACGGTATCGCGCACCGGTTGACGGCTGAGACGTTGGAGGAACTCGGCATCCTGGGGCGCACGATTGGCGTCGCCTCTGTCGGATGTTCGGTGTTTGCCTACAACTACATCGCCTGCGACTTCGTCGGCGCTGCGCACGGGCGCGCTCCAGCGGTCGCAACCGGGCTGAAGCGGGTGTTGCCTGACCGGATCATTTTCACCTATCAGGGGGATGGCGATCTGGCGTCGATTGGATTGGGCGAAGTGTTGCACGCTGCGGCGCGCGGCGAAAGTATCACGGTCATTTTTATCAACAACGCGATCTATGGCATGACCGGCGGGCAGATGGCGCCGACATCACCGCCAGGCATGGTCACCTCATCGTCACCGGGCGGGCGCAATCCGCAGCAGATGGGATACCCGATACGGGTGAGCGAACTGGTGGCGCAGATGGAAGGTGCGGTCTATGTTGCCCGACGCAGCCTCCACAACCCCACAGAAATCCGCAAGGCGAAGAAGGCGCTGCACCTTGCGTTTGAGCATCAGATCGCCGGGCATGGGTTTACCATGGTCGAACTGCTCTCGAATTGTCCGACCAACTGGGGGTTGACGCCAATCGAATCACTGCGCTGGATCGAGGAGCGTATGATCCCGGTCTTCCCGCTGGGGGAGCTTAAAAATGTTGGGGGTGGAAGGTTGAAGGTGGAAGGTTGA
- a CDS encoding 3-methyl-2-oxobutanoate dehydrogenase subunit VorB, translating into MTRELLKGNEAIAEAAVRAGLDAYFGYPITPQTELLEYLARRMPELGRAFVQAESEVAAINMVYGAACTGRRVMTSSSGPGISLMQEGLSYIAGAELPAVVVDVMRGGPGLGNIAACQSDYFQVTRSAGHGDFRPLTLAPATIQEAIDLTGLAFDLAERYRMLVILLVDGNLGQMMEPAESPPFRQREPSLPEWALGGAEGRPPRIITSIYLQPEALERHNLALQAKLAAIAEREQRSSGMYLEDADLIVVAFGSAARVAQNAVEAARARGMAVGLFRPITLSPFPSRRLARLAPRARAFLVVEMNAGQMIEDVRLAVGERAPVRFYGRMGGVEMLPDEVVQAIEQTMHDTRVTKNGARRLDVEVRS; encoded by the coding sequence ATGACGCGAGAACTTCTGAAGGGCAATGAAGCGATTGCAGAGGCAGCAGTCCGTGCCGGACTCGATGCCTACTTCGGGTATCCCATCACGCCGCAAACAGAACTGCTGGAGTATCTGGCACGCCGCATGCCCGAACTTGGCCGCGCATTCGTGCAGGCTGAGAGTGAAGTGGCGGCGATCAATATGGTGTACGGAGCAGCCTGCACCGGCAGGCGTGTCATGACGTCCTCGTCTGGTCCTGGCATCAGTCTCATGCAGGAAGGATTGAGTTACATCGCCGGCGCAGAATTGCCCGCCGTCGTGGTTGATGTGATGCGTGGCGGTCCGGGATTGGGCAACATCGCCGCCTGTCAATCTGACTATTTTCAGGTGACTCGTTCAGCCGGGCACGGCGATTTTCGTCCGTTGACGCTTGCGCCTGCAACGATCCAGGAAGCGATCGACCTGACCGGGCTGGCGTTCGATCTGGCGGAACGGTACCGTATGCTGGTGATTCTGCTGGTGGACGGGAATCTGGGACAGATGATGGAGCCGGCTGAATCGCCGCCATTTCGTCAGCGCGAACCATCGCTGCCGGAATGGGCATTGGGCGGTGCGGAGGGACGCCCTCCGCGGATCATCACCTCGATCTATCTCCAACCGGAGGCGCTTGAACGACACAACCTGGCGCTCCAGGCAAAACTGGCCGCCATCGCGGAGCGCGAACAGCGCTCAAGCGGCATGTATCTCGAAGATGCCGATCTGATCGTCGTCGCTTTTGGCAGCGCGGCGCGGGTGGCGCAGAACGCCGTCGAAGCGGCGCGCGCGCGCGGCATGGCAGTCGGGTTGTTCCGCCCGATCACCCTCTCCCCCTTCCCGTCCCGACGCCTGGCGCGCCTGGCGCCGCGCGCGCGCGCGTTCCTGGTCGTCGAAATGAATGCCGGTCAGATGATCGAAGATGTGCGGCTGGCGGTTGGGGAGCGCGCCCCGGTGCGCTTCTACGGTCGAATGGGCGGTGTCGAGATGTTGCCGGATGAGGTGGTGCAGGCTATTGAACAGACGATGCACGATACGCGTGTCACGAAGAACGGCGCGCGCAGACTCGATGTGGAGGTGCGCTCATGA
- a CDS encoding 4Fe-4S dicluster domain-containing protein, producing MVRGRIIVDTERCKGCGLCVAFCPKGVVQLADAFNAAGHHPAQLRDPEGICTGCTICALVCPEAAITVYRTFSIKTAVAGGVCAGSAS from the coding sequence ATGGTTCGGGGACGCATTATCGTGGATACGGAGCGCTGCAAAGGATGCGGCCTGTGTGTCGCATTCTGTCCAAAAGGCGTTGTGCAACTGGCGGATGCGTTCAACGCCGCCGGTCATCATCCTGCGCAATTGCGCGACCCAGAGGGCATATGCACCGGATGCACGATTTGCGCCCTGGTATGCCCCGAAGCGGCGATCACCGTCTATCGCACATTCTCGATCAAGACCGCTGTCGCAGGCGGTGTATGCGCAGGATCGGCTTCATAA
- a CDS encoding radical SAM protein: protein MVFRFTIYGEQVTISIRPGALSVMFGMHEVLTYDRGGRLWVLTRDGRTYRRGLNGHVIEKYHADNGLIRRRVGGAEAAELIDSAAARMASLRDALAKEVATRAAANGALEELLTIIERASYFNAAAHVADRKAFEQVYDPVGILPPDQYMAVVAQATEGCSFNTCTFCDFYRGRRFRIKSSDEFRVHTRAVRAFLGDSILLRRSIFLGEANALAAPTRRLEAFMQIAREEIGDLPIHAFLDGFTGSRKTASEYARLGMLGLKRVSIGMESGHDPLLTFVQKPSSAADIVATVTELKQAGIAVSVIVLVGLGGDRFAAGHVADTVALLNRLPLGSGDIVYFSTLSERANAPYADQIRAAGIRPLNDAELRAQRQAIVERLNFGSPGPQIATYDIHEFIY, encoded by the coding sequence ATGGTCTTTCGATTCACAATCTATGGCGAACAGGTCACGATCAGCATCAGACCGGGCGCACTCAGTGTGATGTTTGGTATGCATGAGGTGCTCACCTATGATCGTGGCGGTCGGTTGTGGGTGCTGACCCGCGACGGGCGCACGTACAGGCGCGGGCTGAACGGTCATGTGATCGAGAAGTATCACGCAGATAATGGGCTGATCCGGCGTCGGGTGGGCGGTGCTGAAGCCGCCGAACTGATCGACTCGGCGGCGGCGCGCATGGCGAGTCTGCGCGATGCGCTGGCAAAAGAGGTAGCGACACGCGCGGCAGCCAATGGCGCGCTGGAAGAACTTCTGACTATCATCGAGCGCGCGTCATATTTCAATGCTGCAGCGCATGTTGCTGATCGCAAGGCATTCGAGCAGGTGTACGATCCGGTCGGTATTTTACCGCCGGATCAGTACATGGCGGTGGTCGCGCAGGCAACCGAGGGGTGTTCGTTCAACACCTGCACCTTCTGCGATTTTTATCGCGGTCGTCGTTTTCGCATCAAGTCATCCGACGAGTTTCGCGTGCATACCCGCGCGGTGCGCGCGTTTCTCGGCGACTCGATCCTGCTCCGGCGCTCGATCTTCCTTGGTGAGGCGAATGCTCTGGCGGCGCCGACTCGACGGTTGGAAGCGTTCATGCAGATCGCGCGCGAAGAGATCGGCGATCTGCCGATCCATGCGTTTCTCGATGGATTCACCGGCAGCAGGAAAACGGCATCCGAGTATGCGCGCCTGGGGATGCTCGGATTGAAGCGGGTCAGCATTGGTATGGAGAGTGGACACGATCCGCTGCTGACATTTGTGCAGAAACCGTCCAGCGCAGCCGATATTGTGGCGACGGTAACCGAACTGAAGCAGGCTGGCATCGCAGTCAGCGTGATTGTACTTGTTGGACTGGGAGGCGATCGCTTCGCCGCCGGGCATGTCGCCGATACGGTTGCTTTGCTCAATCGTCTGCCACTCGGATCAGGCGACATCGTCTACTTCAGCACACTATCTGAACGCGCCAACGCGCCGTATGCCGACCAGATACGCGCCGCTGGCATACGTCCGCTCAACGATGCAGAACTGCGCGCGCAACGTCAGGCAATCGTGGAACGTTTGAACTTCGGCTCGCCCGGTCCACAGATCGCTACCTACGATATTCACGAGTTCATTTACTGA
- a CDS encoding GHMP family kinase ATP-binding protein yields MRIYKAKAPMRIGFFGGGTDVSPYAEEHGGKVLNCTIDKYVRCMLRPSSEPGIIIRSLDLEEVSRKTTGHWDGRLDLPQAVLDAAMPPSEGVEVIMFSDVPPGSGLGSSSALVVSMLKLIGAAYQINLDPHTLAELAYRIERVDLGIPGGRQDQYAAAFGGMCVYHFGKGRVIVEPVLNDPTALLELESCLLLGYIGSRKLLTQHLVDDQVRRLKEGDTLRYHDETKAFVDEAVRLLRSLRIADFGRLLHDAWEVKKAFSPYIAPPEVEEIYALARRHGAWGGKITGAGGGGFMVFACPFDRRLELERVLIEAGVQIRHFSFTTQGVHAWSVDVEET; encoded by the coding sequence ATGCGGATCTATAAAGCCAAAGCGCCGATGCGGATCGGCTTTTTCGGCGGCGGCACCGATGTCAGCCCCTATGCTGAAGAGCATGGCGGCAAGGTGCTCAACTGCACAATCGATAAATATGTGCGCTGTATGTTGCGCCCAAGCAGCGAACCAGGGATCATCATCCGCTCGCTCGACCTGGAGGAAGTCAGTCGCAAGACGACCGGTCACTGGGATGGGCGCCTCGATCTGCCGCAGGCGGTGCTCGATGCGGCAATGCCCCCTTCCGAAGGGGTCGAAGTGATCATGTTCTCTGATGTGCCGCCTGGCTCCGGGCTTGGTTCATCGTCGGCGCTGGTCGTCAGCATGCTGAAGTTGATCGGCGCCGCGTACCAGATCAATCTCGATCCGCATACGCTGGCGGAACTCGCCTACCGGATCGAACGGGTCGATCTGGGCATTCCCGGCGGACGACAGGATCAGTACGCGGCGGCATTCGGCGGTATGTGTGTGTACCATTTTGGCAAGGGACGGGTGATCGTCGAGCCGGTGTTGAACGATCCAACCGCGCTGCTCGAACTGGAGAGTTGCCTGCTGTTGGGGTATATCGGCAGTCGCAAACTCCTCACCCAACACCTGGTGGACGACCAGGTGCGGCGCTTGAAGGAAGGCGACACGCTGCGCTATCACGATGAGACCAAAGCCTTTGTGGATGAAGCGGTTCGACTGCTGCGCAGCCTGCGGATCGCCGATTTCGGCAGACTGTTGCACGATGCATGGGAGGTGAAGAAAGCCTTTTCACCCTACATCGCACCGCCGGAAGTCGAAGAGATCTACGCGCTGGCGCGTCGTCATGGCGCGTGGGGCGGCAAAATTACCGGCGCTGGCGGAGGCGGCTTTATGGTCTTCGCCTGCCCGTTCGACCGCCGGCTCGAACTCGAGCGGGTGCTGATCGAGGCAGGGGTGCAGATCCGGCATTTCTCATTCACAACCCAGGGGGTGCATGCCTGGAGTGTGGATGTTGAGGAAACATAA
- a CDS encoding pseudouridine-5'-phosphate glycosidase, giving the protein MTLEHDRKGISIAVSAEVQAALDAGQPVVALESTVISHGLPYPHNLELALAMEQEVRDQGAVPATVGIVAGVPTVGMDAAAIRRFAHPDPHHPPLKVSRRDIGYVVAAGGDGATTVAATMALAHLAGVQVFATGGIGGVHRGARETWDVSADLTELERTPVLVVCAGAKAILDLPATLEYLETGGVPVLGWRTAEFPAFYSVSSGLPVAYAQDASFVARAWKAHRALGGAGMVLAVPPPVEDAIDRAVVEAAIERALNRAVKEGVHGPAVTPFLLAALARETEGESVRANVALLRQNARIAAQVATAIAGI; this is encoded by the coding sequence ATGACTCTCGAACACGACCGTAAAGGCATTTCAATCGCGGTTTCTGCCGAAGTGCAGGCGGCGCTCGATGCCGGGCAGCCGGTGGTTGCGCTGGAGAGCACGGTCATTTCTCACGGATTGCCCTATCCGCACAATCTTGAACTTGCGCTTGCGATGGAGCAGGAGGTGCGCGATCAGGGCGCAGTTCCAGCGACGGTTGGGATCGTTGCGGGTGTGCCGACCGTTGGCATGGACGCGGCGGCAATCCGGCGTTTTGCCCACCCCGATCCGCACCATCCTCCGTTGAAGGTGTCGCGCCGCGACATTGGATATGTGGTTGCGGCAGGCGGCGATGGAGCGACAACTGTCGCGGCAACGATGGCGCTTGCCCATCTGGCGGGTGTGCAGGTATTCGCAACCGGCGGGATCGGCGGCGTTCATCGGGGTGCACGCGAGACATGGGATGTTTCCGCTGACCTGACGGAACTGGAGCGTACACCGGTGCTGGTGGTGTGTGCTGGCGCCAAAGCGATTCTCGACCTGCCAGCGACGCTGGAGTACCTGGAGACCGGCGGCGTGCCAGTGCTGGGTTGGCGCACCGCTGAGTTCCCGGCATTCTACAGCGTATCGAGCGGGTTGCCAGTCGCATATGCGCAGGATGCGTCGTTTGTTGCGCGTGCGTGGAAAGCGCACCGCGCGCTCGGCGGCGCCGGTATGGTGCTGGCAGTGCCGCCGCCTGTGGAGGATGCCATTGATCGTGCAGTGGTAGAGGCTGCGATTGAGCGTGCCCTCAACCGTGCAGTGAAAGAGGGTGTTCACGGTCCGGCGGTGACGCCATTTCTCCTGGCGGCGCTGGCACGCGAGACAGAGGGCGAGAGCGTGCGCGCCAACGTTGCGCTGTTGCGCCAGAATGCGCGGATCGCCGCGCAGGTGGCGACAGCGATTGCAGGCATATGA
- a CDS encoding radical SAM protein: MMNQDTLPNLYDLSLAEMERLMTAWGQPAYRARQIFRQLYVNLVDSPLAMTDLPLALRERLVAETRLAPLAPEQVHVADQGLTRKALFRLENGVLIESVLMIYPDRATVCVSTQAGCGMGCVFCATGTLGLLRNLSPGDIVAQVVWAAREMRRFAAERCISPSLAPPDDDSWWTPDTLEDQGSSEARSISVSRLSNIVFMGMGEPFANYDRWWRAVEILHDPRGLNMGARSMTVSTVGLIPGIRRLATETLPINLAISLHAPDDALRSALMPVNRRYPLAALLEATRDYLAATGRRVSFEYVLLQGKNDEPEHAAKLAALLHGEAGTTPLPLHLVHVNLIPWNPVPGMPLGRSERRRVLTFQRILRERGIACTVRVERGVSIAAACGQLAGARGLNVEC, from the coding sequence ATGATGAACCAGGATACCCTGCCAAATCTGTACGATCTGTCGCTGGCGGAAATGGAGCGCCTGATGACGGCGTGGGGACAGCCAGCCTACCGCGCGCGGCAGATATTCCGTCAACTGTACGTCAACCTGGTCGACTCGCCCCTGGCGATGACCGACCTTCCCCTGGCGCTGCGGGAACGTCTGGTTGCCGAAACGCGCCTGGCGCCGCTGGCGCCGGAACAGGTGCATGTGGCGGACCAGGGGTTGACGCGCAAGGCGCTCTTCCGCCTGGAGAACGGCGTGTTGATCGAAAGCGTGCTGATGATCTACCCCGACCGCGCAACCGTGTGCGTTTCGACGCAGGCAGGGTGCGGGATGGGGTGTGTCTTCTGCGCTACCGGAACACTCGGACTGCTGCGCAATCTGTCACCGGGCGACATCGTGGCACAGGTCGTCTGGGCAGCGCGCGAAATGCGTCGCTTTGCCGCCGAACGTTGCATCTCACCCTCCCTCGCGCCTCCCGATGATGATTCCTGGTGGACGCCGGACACGCTGGAGGATCAGGGATCGTCCGAGGCGCGGAGCATTTCCGTCTCACGACTGTCGAACATCGTCTTCATGGGCATGGGTGAGCCATTTGCGAACTATGATCGCTGGTGGCGCGCAGTGGAGATTCTCCATGATCCACGTGGGTTGAACATGGGCGCGCGCAGCATGACCGTCTCGACAGTCGGGTTGATTCCGGGTATTCGCCGTCTGGCGACAGAGACGCTGCCGATCAACCTGGCGATCTCGTTGCACGCCCCCGATGATGCCCTGCGCAGCGCGTTAATGCCGGTCAACCGCCGTTACCCGCTTGCCGCGCTTCTTGAGGCGACCCGCGACTATCTGGCGGCAACCGGTCGGCGGGTCTCATTCGAGTATGTGCTGTTGCAGGGGAAGAATGATGAACCGGAGCATGCGGCGAAACTGGCGGCGCTGCTCCATGGTGAAGCAGGAACGACGCCATTACCCCTCCACCTGGTGCACGTCAATCTCATCCCGTGGAATCCGGTGCCGGGGATGCCGCTGGGACGGTCGGAGCGCCGTCGTGTGCTGACCTTTCAACGCATCCTGCGCGAGCGTGGCATCGCCTGCACTGTGCGCGTCGAGCGCGGCGTCTCCATTGCGGCAGCATGTGGGCAACTGGCGGGGGCGAGGGGGTTGAACGTTGAGTGTTGA